One window of the Xiphophorus hellerii strain 12219 chromosome 15, Xiphophorus_hellerii-4.1, whole genome shotgun sequence genome contains the following:
- the LOC116734581 gene encoding uncharacterized protein LOC116734581: MKQRGAMEDPMWRKMFLFFILQFTGALSRDLSLYYAVRAGDDITLSCENVIDGHSNCDTTTWVYGYASQPAVELVIHGKVKDPRSDRLSVSANCSLVVKKVTDQDVGLYNCRQFEKPGEGQFGPDALVHLSLVHLTKHEDQNKMTLTCSVVTDEPCKHSVKWLYNGNYIDKDNKEITESSSSCSAAVAFQTSNYFYQSRFNTFKCEVKIENKVQLFTFSSRPSEKDKTTTTSAVTTKLDGTSVCRDGVTF; the protein is encoded by the exons ATGAAGCAGAGAGGAGCCATGGAGGATCCtatgtggaggaaaatgtttctgtttttcatcctGCAGTTTACAG GAGCTCTGAGCAGAGATCTGTCTCTCTACTACGCTGTCAGAGCTGGAGATGACATCACTTTGTCCTGTGAAAATGTGATCGATGGTCACAGTAACTGTGACACAACAACCTGGGTCTACGGTTATGCAAGTCAACCAGCTGTAGAGTTAGTTATTCATGGGAAGGTTAAGGATCCCAGATCAGACAGACTGAGTGTTTCTGCAAACTGTTCTCTGGTTGTAAAGAAAGTCACAGATCAGGATGTTGGTTTGTACAACTGCAGACAGTTTGAGAAACCAGGAGAAGGTCAGTTTGGTCCAGATGCTTTGGTTCATCTTTCTCTCGTTCACT TGACAAAACATGAGGACCAGAACAAGATGACATTAACCTGCTCTGTGGTGACAGATGAACCATGTAAACACTCAGTGAAGTGGTTGTATAATGGTAACTATATTGATAAagacaacaaagaaataacagaatcatcgtcttcctgctctgctgctgTCGCCTTCCAGACGTCTAATTACTTTTACCAGTCAAGGTTTAACACGTTCAAGTGTGAAGTAAAGATAGAAAATAAAGTTCAGCTTTTTACCTTCAGCTCTCGTCCATCAG agaaagacaaaacaacaaccacATCGGCAGTTACAACTAAACTAGATGGAACATCAGTCTGTAGAGACGGAG tgacattttga
- the LOC116734384 gene encoding uncharacterized protein LOC116734384 yields the protein MAQLPWIQGFFFIILQLTAAAAEQRSRFVVRDGDEVTLPAQCFRNQVEPCDNVTWIFSGQGNTTVTLYEAGEIHKDSRTKSDRLSVTANCSLVIKKISVEDVGLYGCRQFNSSGHNVAESEADLYVVNMTEQKISDETILICSVSTLGGCSHSVKWLYDKKDDENIRTITPPQSACSAAVSFTTSPHVSTSKRSELFRCQVKPEGDTKEFTFRISPPREKPGENMNC from the exons ATGGCTCAACTCCCCTGGATTCAAGGCTTTTTCTTCATCATCCTGCAGCTCACAG cagcagcagctgaacaaAGATCTCGCTTTGTTGTCAGAGATGGAGATGAAGTCACTCTGCCTGCTCAATGTTTTAGAAACCAGGTGGAACCCTGTGATAACGTTACCTGGATATTCAGTGGTCAAGGAAATACAACAGTAACACTGTATGAAGCTGGGGAGATTCATAAAGATTCCAGAACTAAATCAGACAGACTGAGTGTTACAGCAAACTGTTCTCTGGTTATAAAGAAGATCTCAGTGGAGGATGTTGGTCTTTATGGCTGCAGACAGTTTAACTCATCAGGACACAACGTAGCAGAGTCTGAGGCTGATCTGTATGTTGTTAACA TGACTGAACAGAAGATCAGTGATGAAACCATCCTGATCTGCTCTGTGTCGACACTTGGTGGATGTTCTCACTCAGTGAAGTGGCTGTATGATAAGAAAGATGATGAAAATATCAGAACCATAACTCCACCTCAGTCTGCCTGTTCAGCCGCTGTTAGCTTCACAACTTCTCCTCATGTTTCCACATCAAAACGTTCTGAGTTATTCAGATGTCAAGTTAAACCTGAAGGAGACACCAAGGAGTTTACCTTCAGGATTTCACCTCCGAGAGAAAAACCAGGTGAGAATATGAACTGTTAa